The Brassica oleracea var. oleracea cultivar TO1000 chromosome C6, BOL, whole genome shotgun sequence genome includes a region encoding these proteins:
- the LOC106296745 gene encoding protein STAY-GREEN LIKE, chloroplastic, with product MASHILPYYHNPVLFCPNRKFIGHHHRSCGKLLKTRIRVPRSSAISDGGISHNTLVSEAVRLLVPQANFDSSKLKVEFLGEILEAKASGGIITPRTYILSHCDFTANLTLTISNVINLDQLEGWYKKDDVVAEWKKVNDELRLHIHCCVSGLSLLQDMAAELRYHIFSKELPLGLKAVIYGDSVMFRENPELMDAYVWVYFHSSTPKYNRIECWGPLKDAAKGKQEGNRQGFLSSKTSSRKLIQPKSIFHTLFTFLL from the exons ATGGCCTCTCACATCCTTCCTTATTACCACAATCCAGTTCTGTTTTGTCCCAATCGAAAATTCATCGGCCACCATCACCGTTCCTGCGGCAAGCTCCTGAAGACAAGAATTAGGGTTCCTCGAAGCTCAGCCATTAGCGACGGTGGCATCTCCCACAATACTTTAGTTTCCGAG GCTGTAAGGCTTTTAGTTCCACAAGCAAACTTTGATTCCTCAAAGCTCAAAGTGGAGTTCTTAGGGGAGATATTGGAGGCTAAAGCTAGCGGAGGGATTATAACACCACGCACATATATTCTTTCACACTGTGACTTCACCGCTAACTTGACCTTAACCATCTCAAACGTCATCAACCTGGATCAACTAGAAGGCTGGTACAAGAAAGACGATGTGGTTGCTGAGTGGAAGAAGGTGAATGACGAGTTGCGGTTACATATTCATTGTTGTGTTAGTGGGCTTAGTTTATTGCAGGATATGGCTGCAGAGCTTAGGTATCACATATTCTCCAAGGAACTGCCTTTG GGGCTAAAAGCTGTGATCTATGGAGATTCAGTCATGTTTAGAGAGAACCCTGAGCTAATGGATGCTTATGTATGGGTTTATTTCCATTCAAGCACACCTAAATACAATCGGATTGAGTGTTGGGGACCTCTCAAAGACGCTGCAAAG GGAAAGCAGGAAGGCAATCGTCAAGGCTTCTTGAGTTCAAAAACTTCTTCGAGGAAACTGATTCAGCCTAAGTCTATTTTTCATACCCTGTTTACATTTCTTCTGTGA